The following proteins come from a genomic window of Miscanthus floridulus cultivar M001 chromosome 2, ASM1932011v1, whole genome shotgun sequence:
- the LOC136538055 gene encoding small ribosomal subunit protein eS27-like, whose amino-acid sequence MVLQNDIDLVNPPAELEKLKHKKKRLVQSPNSFFMDVKCQGCFSISCDCKTTMFSHSQTVVVCPGCQTVLCQPTGGKARLTEGCLDPAGA is encoded by the exons ATG GTGCTGCAGAACGACATCGACCTGGTCAACCCACCGGCAGAGCTTGAGAAGTTAAAGCACAAGAAGAAGCGCCTCGTCCAGTCTCCCAACTCTTTCTTCATG GATGTCAAGTGCCAGGGCTGTTTCAGCAT TTCTTGTGATTGCAAAACCACTATGTTCAGCCACTCCCAGACTGTGGTTGTGTGCCCTGGCTGCCAAACCGTTCTCTGCCAACCTACTGGTGGCAAGGCTAGGCTCACCGAGGGGTGCTTAGATCCTGCTGGTGCTTAA
- the LOC136538057 gene encoding small ribosomal subunit protein eS27-like: MVLQNDIDLLNPPADLEKLKHKKKRLVQSPNSFFMDVKCQGCFSITTVFSHSQTVVVCPGCQTVLCQPTGGKARLTEGCSFRRKGD, translated from the exons ATG GTGCTGCAGAACGACATCGACTTGCTCAACCCTCCGGCAGATCTTGAGAAGCTAAAGCACAAGAAGAAGCGCCTTGTCCAGTCCCCCAACTCCTTCTTCATG GATGTCAAGTGCCAGGGCTGTTTCAGCAT AACCACTGTGTTCAGCCACTCCCAGACTGTGGTTGTGTGCCCAGGCTGCCAAACTGTTCTCTGCCAACCTACTGGTGGGAAGGCCAGGCTCACCGAGGGGTGCTCCTTCCGTCGCAAGGGCGATTAG